Genomic segment of Pseudorca crassidens isolate mPseCra1 chromosome 10, mPseCra1.hap1, whole genome shotgun sequence:
CACGCTAAAACAGTTACATGTGAACAGAAGATACAGGCGAGTACCAGTATAAGCAAACTATCTAGATGGAACTGTTAAAAGGTAAGTGGTGCTGATTGTTTCCTTTCTATAGGGTCTCTTCACTTTTATGGAAGGCTTTCTCATAAATTGACCTTTTATTCCATTGACAATTCAGTTAGATTTCCCAAATTTGGCGTAAGCTCACCAATTCAAGATTATATCTATTCCCTAACTATAgtcacaggccaaatctggctcactgtcatgttcatttattttcatattgtctACAACTCCTTCCaggctacagtggcagagttgaggagCTGAGACAGACTATAATATATGCCTAAAACATATGCCACATTGCCTCCAGTATATGGCCCTGTACAGAGAACattttgccaacccctgctccaAAGCAAGATAAATTTGCAAAGAATAATCGGAATCCACCCTTTTGTGGCGTGGTAGCATGATTGGTGGAGTTTGGTTTGTCaaggagtttgtttttgttttggcttagtttggttttttgtggggttttttggccacaccacacggcttgtgggattttagtttcccaaccagggattgaacccgggctcgcggcagtgagagcacagagcccctaaccactggaccaccagggaattcccaaggagtTTTAAGAAGAGTTCTATAGTCAGGCTGTAAAAGGCTGAAGGGACTATTTTGCTACTTTCTCAGATCGTCTTGCCCAGATCTGAAATCCATTCTTCCTTTATTGAATCTTTCTCTGTGGATTGTCCAACTCAGCCCTTTAACTAACCACACTTGCCCTTTGAATTGTGTTCTGCTCCCTGTCTTGAAACCTTTACTGTTAAGTGGCTTCTCTATAGTGGCTAGACCCTCCTAAGTCTTCATCCTGGTtcgcagagagagagagaaggttctTCCCACTGGGCAGAAGGGGAAACCAAGCCTTGCCGAGGGGTCAGGGGAATGGGGTCATCAGGTAGAGCTAGGTCTTCCAAATCTAAGCCTCTATCACCATGTAGAAGCAGTTATGTTCTTCATTTACTGTGACTTATAAAATGATCTCTGAGTTACCTTTTTTCACAGGGGTCTGTATGAAGCAACACAAGAAGTTGACCCAGGCCATCCAGAAAGCCAGGGATCATGGTAAGAATGAGAAGGGGCACAGCGCAGTTTTGTTAGGCATAAGGAAGGTGACTTAGGGCTGGAGGGTGGATATAAATGTTCCCACCTATCTGAGAAGGTAGCACTCATGTTCTTCCAAAGAATCTCTTCTTTCATCACTCCACTGTCCCTTGTTTCCTCTCCTGAGTCTCTTATCTTGTCGTTGCcctgtcctctttttcttcctctttctctgccttcttattttataaatgttgccCCAATGCCATGTCTAAATCATAGGAGCTTTGTATAAATTTCTGACCCTGGGCTCCATGACACTTTTGCACAAATTAGGAAAAGGTACCCCTATGTTAGGGCAGATGCAGCTTCATAGCCCTGGCACAGGCCTGCACAGCTTGGCAGGCAAGAGTCTGGGCAGCACGTCAGCCCACACTTGCCCCCTTGGCCAGTTGCTTCTGTGCAGCATACCACATGCATAAATGAACCCAGTGGCTCTGActggtccctccctccctttataTGTCATTTTTCTTATTATCTGTCTTAATCTGAAGTACCTGTCCTCCCTTCCCtggcattctcttttttttaatcccccaGGTCTCCTCAGTTACCACATTCCCCAGGTTGAACCCCGGGACCCTGACTTCAGTACCTCTCATGGAGCTGTGAGTGTCACTCCGCCAGCGCCCACTCTGGTTTCAGGTGACCCCTGGTACCCATGGTACAACTGGAAACAACCACCAGAGAGAGAGCTGTCCCGCCTTCGTCGGCTCTACCAGGGTCATCTCCGAGAAGAAAGTGGCCCTCCACCTGAGTCAATGCCCAAGGTGCCCCTCACAGCCGCAGTTGAAGCCTCCTCCACTGAGCAGGCGGGCCCCCAGACTGCTCTGTAGGAGCTGTAGACTAGGAAGGGAGCCGGAGGGTCCCTTACACAGTATTTCATCCTGAAGAGCTGTCTACATTGTGGCCAGTGGCAGGCCCAGGGccagagaaaggaaatgattGTTGGTGAAAGGGATAAATACATCTGAGGCTGAGGGAGGGCAGTGCAGACGTGTATCGGAAGCCCCAGCCCCTATATGTTGTCAATAGATAGGCTATACATTCTGCTACTGTTCCAGACCTGTGCCAACTGGGTTTTTCCACAATAAAGCTGTATCCTGTCTCTGGGCTGCATTTCAGATGAATGCTATGGAGGATTGCGGGGCAGTGGGTGCTGCTGTGGGGAGAGGAGTGGTCAGGCTTGAGCCAGTCTGATCAGTGCACTCTTGGGACCAGAAGCCACCTGGGATGAGCAGTTGTGCCATTATGTGATGATCACTTGTGCCCCCCTGTGCCCGATGCACAGTGTTCCCACTGAGGGGCTAAAGGATTGGAGAGTGAGACACTAGGCCTAAGAAAAATGCGTTGCTATGGCACCCGCTGCCGTGGGAGGCGCGGATGGGATGAGTGGCGTTGCTAAGTGACAGCTGGTCTGGCAAAAAGAACGGGGTCCCCGGGCCGGCTGCCGGGATGGTGGTGGGTGGGGGGCGGCGGTGGTGgaggggggcggtggtggtggaggggggcggtggtggtggaggggggcgGTGCGATCCCCCTAGGGACCCGGGGGCGCGGCAGGGGAAGTAAAGATGGCGGTGGGCGGGGCGGTGGCGGAGGGGCGGAAGTGACGTCGCGTGGGGCGGGTCTGGCCGCGCACAATGGGCCATGGAGTTCCCGTTCGATGTGGACGCGCTGCTCCCGGAGCGGATCACGGTGCTAGACCAGCACCTACGGCCACCGGCCCGCCGACCCGGAACCACAACGCCGGCCCGGTGACATCTCAAACCTGCCCCACGGCCCTTCTCTCCCGGTTCCTCTCGAAACCTGGTCCAGGCACCACGCCCCCTTCTCACTGACTAGTGTCTGCTCCTTTTGATGTCCTGGCTCGCCTTTTTGGTGACATTTGATCCTAGAACTGGTGGGGTAGATTGGGGCTTGAATCTGTCACCTTTCATCCCTTGGCTCCATCGTGGTTCCAACCAAAGGATGTGGTTGACCTGCCCTTCCTGCTTCCCCACAATAACTTCAAGGGAGGAGGGAGTGTACCACACTGAAAGGAGGTGTGGCAAAAGTTTGGGTTCCAGAAGAGTGGGTGGGAAATCAGGTTGGAAGATTCCGAGGTAAAGGCAGAGGGCCTGAAGTACTGAACTGGGGTTGCGGTTATCGCCCAGATTCCCAGGGAGTGAGTGCCCAGGACCCTCTAATTCAGTGAGTATCTGACTCTTGATCTCCTCTCTTTCTGTAGTGTTGATCTGCAGCAGCAAATTATGACCATTGTAGATGAACTGGGCAAGGCTTCTGCTAAGGTAATGTGGAGTCTACATGGAGTAAAGGGAGGCCTCTCTGGGGACAGTTGGTAAGGGAGGCCTGGGTCCTGTGGAAGGGACTTGTAGAAAGTCTGTCTTCAAATTCCTGGCAGGCCCAGCATCTTCCTGCTCCCATCACCAGTGCATCAAGGATGCAGAGTAACCGCCACGTTATGTATATACTCAAAGATACTTCAGCTCGAATGTGAGTGCCAAATACCGTTCTACCCTATACTTaattcctccctctcccagcccctttcCCTTTTTTGATTCTACCTTTTCCAGATAGCTgctaattattgttattttcccCAACTtacagggctggaaaaggagcCATTGTTGGCTTCCTTAAAGTTGGATATAAGAAACTCTTTGTACTGGTGAGTGTCATTGGAAACTGAAAGTTCATATGCCTTGGCTCCTGAGAACAGAAGTGCTGGAGATTGGAAGGTGGCAATGATGTCTGGGTGCTAGAAGATCTTTGTTGTTCTTTTACCTCTTAGGATGACCGTGAGGCTCACAATGAGGTAGAACCACTTTGCATCTTGGACTTTTACATCCATGAGTCACTTCAACGCCATGGCCATGGACGAGATCTCTTCCAGTATATGCTGCAGGTATTACTTATCTCTTCACCAGTTCATCCAAAATGGAGATCAAAGGCCCCTTGTCCTGAGTCCTTCCAGaggccctgcctcccaccctcccaccccccatgtTCCCATATCCTTCCCAGGTGACTGGGTTCCTATTGGCCTGCTTTCCCCATGCCTGCTCCTACCCTGAGTCTCCTGTTCCCTGCAGAAGGAGCGAGTTGAACCACATCAACTGGCTATTGACCGACCCTCACAGAAGCTGCTGAAGTTCCTGAATAAACACTACAACCTGGAGACCACAGTCCCACAGGTTAGAGGTTTCAGAGAGTAGACCCCACTGAGCATTCCcactgaatttattattttttgtgtggcAAACAAGTGGCACTTTCCATGCACTCCTTATTCCCTATTATATAGGCTTATTTTATACAGGTAAGTTCTGGGGGGGCAGGGTACCATCTCTCATCCTGCAGCTATTTcactctcatctttttttttttttgtggtatgcgggcctctcactgttgtggcctctcccgttgcggagcacaggctccggacgcgcaggctcagcggccatggctcacgggcccagccgctccgcggcatgtgggatcttcccggaccggggcacgaacccgtgtccccagcatcggcaggcggactctcaaccactgcgccaccagggaagccctctcatctAGTTTTATTCTTCATCATGGGCTGTTGTGTACACCCAATAATATGTTTATGCCCCAAACATAATCAGCTCATTTTCATCTCCTTGTTTCCGCATAGACCATTACCTAGTCTATCAAGATTTAGTAAGGGCTCAGAATAATATACAttccctgtcctcagggagatTGGGTCTATTTTGGGGAAGGTGGTTTGTTTATAAGTAGATGCAATATAATGGTGCTAATGCTGTCCGttcattcaacatatatatattagAGTACCTGGCACTGTTCTGGGCTTTAGAAAGACTTTATTCAATGAAACAGATAAAAGTCTCTGTTCTCACGGAGCTTGTATTCTACGTGGGGAGACAGACAAACGTAATAAACAAGTATATACTATGATTGATGATAAGTGCTCTAGGAAAATGAGAGCAAGTAAGAAGGCTTGGGAGTGCCATGTGAGGATGGGAGTGTGTGGGATTGCAGGTTTAAATGGGATAAGCAggaaaggcctcactgagaaagtgTCACTTGAGCAATAACTTCAAGAGGTGAGACTATGAGCTAAGTAATATCTGGAGGGGGAGCATCCCAGGCAAAGGGAATGGCTAGTGCAAAGGCCATGAGGTGGGAGTGCGCCTGAAAAATTGGCTGGTGTGCCTAGAGCAGCATGAGTGAGGGGGAGTGTGGTAGATGAGATCAGAGCAGTAATGGGGGAGGAAAAACATTTAGGACTCTATAGGCTATTGCAAAGACTTTGGCCTTTAAGTGAGAAAAGGAGAGCCATCAGAGGGGTTTGAACAGAGGGAGAATATGATGTGACTTACTTTAAACCAGAGCACTTTGCCTGTTAAGAATAGGTAGTAGAGGAGTGAGGGTACAAGCAAGTTAGGAAGCAACAATCCTGCTGAAAAATGGTGGTGGCTCAGTCTAAAATGGTAGCAGTAGAGATGGTAAGGAGTGGTCAGATTTTAGGTATTTTGAAGttaaagcaaataatttttcttgatagactgtgaaaaaaaaagagggagttaAGGGTGATCCCAAAGTTGTTGGCCTGAGCACTTGGAAGGATGGCATTGCATTAACTGATGGAAGGTGGAGCAGTTTTGGGGAAAAATAGTAGGAGTCCATATTGAATATGTTAATTGGAGATGTCTGTGATGAGTCCAGGTTGGTTACTTCCCTGGAGTTCAGAGACGAGGTTCGGGgtggagagttttcatcacacGTAGGGTACTGAAAGCAGTGAGACAGGATGAAACCGCCGTGGAGTGAGTATCTATAAAGAAGTGGTCCAAGGACTTGAGCCCTTGGGCACTCTTGGAAAGTCAGGAAGGAGAAGAAGCAGCAAATGCAGCTGAGGAGTGACTAGTGAAGTAGATGCAAACTTAGAAGTAACGTGACCTGCAAGGCCAGTGAAGAAAGTGTTTGCAAAAGGAAGGAATGGCTTACTGAGTCAAATGCTACTGATCAGTGAGGTAAGAAGAGGTCTGGGAAGTGACCATTGGATTTAGCTGCCTGAAGCCACTGGTGTTCCTGACAAGCGGTTTCAGCACACTCGTGGGTGGAAGCCTGGATGGAGTGGCTTTAGGAGATTGAGAAGCACAGAACTGGAGGCAACAAGAATAGGCCACTCTTTTAAATGCTGCTTTAATGTGAACAGAAATAGAGCAAGAGCTAGAGGGGGATATGGATCAAGAGAGGGTTGATTCTTTTCAGTTGCATAAAAATGAACAGCATAAGAATGACTCAGTAGAAAGAAAATCTGATGTCAGAGAAAGTGGGAAGAATTGCTGAAGCAGTGTCGTTGAGTGGGCTTGGGATTGGGTTGACAAGCGAGCCTTGGGTAGGAGCACGGATAGTTAATCCCTTGTAACGTGATTAATTGGTGTGCTTACAGAGGGGGCATAAAGTGAGTTAGGCTTGACTTAATCTTGAAAGGTGTTCGTCAGGTGGACAGAAGTGGGCAGGCTAAGGTGCTTTTCATGTAGGAACCAGCACGAGCAGAGTCAGAGAGATATTAATCTACCTTTCAGGGCACTGCAAGCAGTTTTGTTTGGCTGGAGTGCTGGGCATATGCTTGTTGGGGAAGGATGAGGGTGGGTGGGTTGGTAAACATTACAGCAGGAGATAGACAGGGTCTCCTTAGACTGTGCTCCCAGAGTAGGACatcatttttccattaagaggCAGCAGAGAGCAACGGAAGAAACACAGTATCCAGCATCAAATGCATTACCCAGGTAACATGTAAGAGCAGGGCAGTATAGAGTGtaaataatattgggttggccaaaaagttcgttccagtttttctgtaacatccatctggaaaacccgaacgaactttttggccaacccagtaacaACTGATGTTTCATGAGCTCTGTGTGGTATCTACATGCATTATCTCTGTTGATCCTTGTACATTTCTTTAAGTAGTTGCCATTATTGACCCCATTTTGGGTTTATACAGATTAGTGACTTGACCAAGTttgcacagctaataaatggtagAGCTTGAATTTGAACCCATAGCCCCCTCTAATGACTACACTGTATTCCTGGCTGAAATGCCTCAACTAGAATCAGGAGTCTGGGATTTGaaacccagttctgccacttgtaGCTACTAGACTTTGGGCAAGCCATGTCTCCAAGCACATATATTTCCAGttttcctgggtatatacctaagagtagaattgctgggtcatatggtaatcctGTGTTTAACTCTTTGAGGAACTGAGAAACGGTTTTTCCACAATGACTGCAACATTTTACATCTCCATCAGCAGTGTGTGGTAGCTCTGGTATCTTGACATCCTcaccaaaatgtatttttctttgttctttttataatagccataaTAATGGTTGTGAAGTTGTAtctctttgtgttttgatttgcatttccctaatgactaatgatgttgagcatcttttcaagtgcttattggccatttgtatatcttctttggagaaatgtttattcaagtctttgccctttttttaaaaattaattattatttttggttgcactgggtctttgttgcttcatgcggctttctctagttgcggtgagcagggctactcttcattgcggtgcgcaggcttctcattgcggtggcttctcttgttgtggaacatgggctctaggcacgcaagcttcagtagttgtggcacacgggctcagtagttgtggcttgtgggctctagagcgcaggcccagtagttgtggcgcacgggcttagttgctccgtggcatgtgggatcctcccggaccagggcataaacccctgtccccttcacccacaggcggactgtcaaccactgcgccaccagggaagccccgcttttcattttcttgatagtgtcttttgatgcacagaagtttttacttttgacgaaatgtaatttattttttccttttgttgcttatgcttttggtgtcatatttaagaaaccatgTCCAAAGTCATCAAGATTTTCCTcaatgtttccttctaagagtttcacagtgttagctcttacatttagctGTTTGATCCATTTTTAGCTATTTTTTGGTCCAAATTAATTATCTTGCATGTAGATACTCAGTTATCCAAACACCAGTTGTTGAAGAAGTTATACTTTCcctattgaatggtcttggcacctttattgaaaatcaattgaccatagacacatgggtttatttctgaactctattcattccattggtctgtatgtctatCCTGTGCCtctaccacactattttgattactgtagctttgtagtaagttttgaaatcaggaagtatgaatCCTCCCCAAATTTGTTATTCCTTTGTTAATCttgaagattattttggctattcgaggtcctCTGCAATTCAACTTTAGGATTAGCTTGTCAGGGTCTGAGATTTTGACTAAGTCTGTCAACAAGGACAGGAAGGCTGGCTTTCGTTCCTCCCACTGTGGTTTTTCTAGCACAGGGTTCTATACGCAAGTATGTGCTGAGTGGCTGAATGGACAAATATATTTCGCTTGTTTCATCTTACAGGTGAACAACTTCGTGATCTTCGAAGGATTCTTTGCCCATCAGCATCGTAAGTTTTCTCACCTTGTGTGTGTTGGTCAAGCAgttggggtgaggggaaggaaggaggtggaTTCTTGGTCCCACCGGACCCCTCACTGAGGGGCACCACCGCTTCCTTCCTCACAGGGCCCCCTGCTACCTCTCTGAGGGCAACTCGACACTCTTGTGCTGCTGCGGTCGATCCTATGCCCGCTGGTAAAGCTGCATTGAACGGGTGGATCTGTAGTGCTGTGATGGCTAGTCACTCTGGAGGCCACTGGGAACTCAGTGCAATCTGTGGGCAGTTTGGGAGAATTCTAAAGCAACCCAAGTCCCCAGCAGACATTACCCATGTCCTCTGCCCTCATGGGAGCTCAGTGTATTTATATTTGGCAAGACTGTCAACTAAGCAAGCTCATTGGAAGCCTGTTTGACAGCTGACATTGATGGAGCCTCTTGCTGCTTCAGGCCCATCAAAATAGGCCAGAGTCATGTTCCTTCATAAACTCCTCAGGCTTCTGTCAGCCAGTGAGGGACAGGCAAGTGCAGTCAGCCCTTCCATTTCCAGTCATAGAATAGTGACATGAATGGTCCAAAGCTTAAATACTAGTTTTAGAAGATAACACTCAGAATTTGTAACATTTCCaaccaaataatgaaattgatcTGGAGAAACCATACCTAGGAGGTACTGAAATGCTGCCCAGGTTCCACATTCCATCCTCATCCACACACATGCTCCCTGCCGGGCTgagccccaccccttcctccttctcaagGCCGAGGGGCACAGCCTTCTGCTGGCCGTGCTGTGCGCACTTGCACAGAAGGGCCCTTTGCTGAAGGAGCTGGCTCTGTGGCTAGCTCTCTCACCTCCTCGGTGGCCAGGAAACAGAGTAACCACCACCCAGACAGCAATCTCTCAACAGTGATTAGCATCCACCAATGTCAGGCACGGAGAGGCAGTTCAGATCCGTAAGCGGCTCTGCTTTCCAAGGCTTCCCCCCTCTACCTCCTGCTGACCAAAgctgtgagagggagagagagccaaCAAGGACGGTGAGGACCAGGTCCACACGGGAGGGACCCTAAAGTTTAAGTGGATCTGCTGGGCAGTCTCTCATTTGCCACGCATGATGGAGAAAGAACCTcttgagagggaaagggaggggcaaGTGGAGAAGTGAGGAGGCTGGAGACAGGGCTGGGACAGTCCGTTAGCCTCCCATTTACTCTGTCTGGTGACTCCTTTCCAGGTGTCTGTGTTTTTACctcatcctttttttccccttataaaaCGTAAATCTCTTTCTATCTTTGCTCTGGAAGGGGAGGTtctgccccaccccagcctcccctGACCTCTCCAAAGCAATTCCTGATTAACCAAGGGCTTTGTCCGTCTCATCTAGAGGGACCTGGGGTCCTCGGTGGCCCAGCTGGGACCATTCCACTGCCCCAGAATCCCAG
This window contains:
- the ATAT1 gene encoding alpha-tubulin N-acetyltransferase 1 isoform X8 codes for the protein MEFPFDVDALLPERITVLDQHLRPPARRPGTTTPARVDLQQQIMTIVDELGKASAKAQHLPAPITSASRMQSNRHVMYILKDTSARMAGKGAIVGFLKVGYKKLFVLDDREAHNEVEPLCILDFYIHESLQRHGHGRDLFQYMLQKERVEPHQLAIDRPSQKLLKFLNKHYNLETTVPQVNNFVIFEGFFAHQHPPARKLPPKRAEGDIKPYSSSDREFLKVAVEPPWPLNRAPRRATPPAHPPPRSSSLGNSPERGPLRPFVPEQELLRSLRLCPPHPTARLLLATDPGGSPAQRRRTR
- the ATAT1 gene encoding alpha-tubulin N-acetyltransferase 1 isoform X6; its protein translation is MEFPFDVDALLPERITVLDQHLRPPARRPGTTTPARVDLQQQIMTIVDELGKASAKAQHLPAPITSASRMQSNRHVMYILKDTSARMAGKGAIVGFLKVGYKKLFVLDDREAHNEVEPLCILDFYIHESLQRHGHGRDLFQYMLQKERVEPHQLAIDRPSQKLLKFLNKHYNLETTVPQVNNFVIFEGFFAHQHRPPATSLRATRHSCAAAVDPMPAAPARKLPPKRAEGDIKPYSSSDREFLKVAVEPPWPLNRAPRRATPPAHPPPRSSSLGNSPERGPLRPFVPEQELLRSLRLCPPHPTARLLLATDPGGSPAQRRRTSRTPAGLVAQSCSYSRHGRLNSSSPNTGNQELKQGEQETENRSASEEQVLSQHGSGEEPMHTVPPQAQAPPAQSWTMGGDMFNARFIRNLQERRSTRPW
- the ATAT1 gene encoding alpha-tubulin N-acetyltransferase 1 isoform X4, whose amino-acid sequence is MSWLAFLVTFDPRTGGVDWGLNLSPFIPWLHRGSNQRMWLTCPSCFPTITSREEGVYHTERSVDLQQQIMTIVDELGKASAKAQHLPAPITSASRMQSNRHVMYILKDTSARMAGKGAIVGFLKVGYKKLFVLDDREAHNEVEPLCILDFYIHESLQRHGHGRDLFQYMLQKERVEPHQLAIDRPSQKLLKFLNKHYNLETTVPQVNNFVIFEGFFAHQHRPPATSLRATRHSCAAAVDPMPAAPARKLPPKRAEGDIKPYSSSDREFLKVAVEPPWPLNRAPRRATPPAHPPPRSSSLGNSPERGPLRPFVPEQELLRSLRLCPPHPTARLLLATDPGGSPAQRRRTSRTPAGLVAQSCSYSRHGRLNSSSPNTGNQELKQGEQETENRSASEEQVLSQHGSGEEPMHTVPPQAQAPPAQSWTMGGDMFNARFIRNLQERRSTRPW
- the ATAT1 gene encoding alpha-tubulin N-acetyltransferase 1 isoform X1 yields the protein MSWLAFLVTFDPRTGGVDWGLNLSPFIPWLHRGSNQRMWLTCPSCFPTITSREEGVYHTERSVDLQQQIMTIVDELGKASAKAQHLPAPITSASRMQSNRHVMYILKDTSARMAGKGAIVGFLKVGYKKLFVLDDREAHNEVEPLCILDFYIHESLQRHGHGRDLFQYMLQKERVEPHQLAIDRPSQKLLKFLNKHYNLETTVPQVNNFVIFEGFFAHQHRPPATSLRATRHSCAAAVDPMPAAPARKLPPKRAEGDIKPYSSSDREFLKVAVEPPWPLNRAPRRATPPAHPPPRSSSLGNSPERGPLRPFVPEQELLRSLRLCPPHPTARLLLATDPGGSPAQRRRTSRTPAGLVAQSCSYSRHGRLNSSSPNTGLPVRSRSCHSMGLGRNPCTRFLHRPRLHQPSPGQWVGICSTPGSFETCRNVAAPGLGDRSPLSHLQSQYYFSLTQDLAKARPHNGCIHSFIHSTGFIISAKSFVSYF
- the ATAT1 gene encoding alpha-tubulin N-acetyltransferase 1 isoform X7, with translation MSWLAFLVTFDPRTGGVDWGLNLSPFIPWLHRGSNQRMWLTCPSCFPTITSREEGVYHTERSVDLQQQIMTIVDELGKASAKAQHLPAPITSASRMQSNRHVMYILKDTSARMAGKGAIVGFLKVGYKKLFVLDDREAHNEVEPLCILDFYIHESLQRHGHGRDLFQYMLQKERVEPHQLAIDRPSQKLLKFLNKHYNLETTVPQVNNFVIFEGFFAHQHPPARKLPPKRAEGDIKPYSSSDREFLKVAVEPPWPLNRAPRRATPPAHPPPRSSSLGNSPERGPLRPFVPEQELLRSLRLCPPHPTARLLLATDPGGSPAQRRRTR